The Afipia felis ATCC 53690 genome includes the window TAACGCACCGTCTCCAGATTGCAGCCCGTTCGCTGGGCGAGTTCCGCCCGCTGCAGCCCCTTCACCCCGGCGTGATCGCGCATCGCAAAATCCTTCTTGACCCTGTAGCGACTACAGACCGCATGCTACGGCACGCTTAGGATTTCGACAAGGAAGAGAGTGGACATGGTCGCATCGCGATCCGGAACGGCAAGCATGGCGCCTCGTGCGGCGGATCCCTCCGCGCCCGAAGGCAGGGAGGTTGGACGGCAGCGTCTGATCGCCGTTGGCGGTATCTTCGGGGCGCTCGCCGCCTCGTCCTGCTGCATCGTGCCGCTGATCCTGTTCAGTGTCGGTATCGGTGGTGCCTGGATTGGCAATCTGACAGCGCTTGCACCCTACAAACCGATCTTCGTCGCCGGAACCGCAGGCCTTCTCGGTTACGGCTTCTATCTCGTCTACTGGAAGCCGCGGCGAGTCTGCGCTGAGGGCGCCGCTTGCGCGCGCCCCATTTCCAACCGTCTCGTCCAGCTCGCGCTCTGGATCGCAACCGCACTTGTGATCGCCGCCTTCGCCTTCGACTACATCGCCCCGCTGCTGCTTGGCGCCTGAGACCAAAAGGAGACCCGTCCAATGAACAAATATTTGAGCGCACTCACCCTGATCGCCTCGATGATGACGGCGTCGACCGCATTCGCCGGAGAACGCACGATCACCTTCGCTGTCGACAACATGACCTGCGCCTCGTGCCCTTACATTGTGAAGACCTCGATGGCGGTGGTCCCGGGCGTAGCGAACGTGACCGTCTCCTTCGAGGCAAAGACGGCGACCGTGACCTTCGACGACGCGAAGACGAACCCGGACGCCATCGCGGCCGCTAGCACGAACGCGGGCTATCCAGCCCATCTGAGGCAGCGGGGCAGCTAAGATGAGTGACCGCACTACAAGCCGTATAGGCATGGCCGGTGCAGTCCTGGTCGCGATCCGCTGCGCCGCGCCGCTCCTTGCCGTCAGCCTGTCCTTTGTGGGCCTTGGCGCGTGGCTAGCCGGTAAGGGCCTTGTAGTGCTTCCGCTGATGGCTGCGAGCTTCGGCCTCATCGCCTGGATCCATCGTCGCCACGCAGAGGCCGCCCATTGCGAGACGACGATTCACAAGGAAGGCGTGAAGCCATGAACGATTGTTGTGCCTCCTCCTCGTCGCGAATCGAGGCTGTCATTCTTACGCCCGAGACACTGCCGAGCTACGCCGTGCGGCCGGGCGTGACGTTTCCGGATTGGTCTGTGGTTAAATCACCAGCGGTCAAGGATGCGCTGCAAGCGATGGTCGGGTCCGACCATGTGTTCGATCGCTGGAGTGGCTACGATCCCGCCACGGATCGGGTTCGCGTTGCGCTGCTCGAACTCTACTCCGAAGATGGACGAACCCCGACCACGGGCGCGCTTGCGGAGCGAGCGGGATTGAACGAGACGTCCGTCCGGACACTGCTTGAAGAGCTCCGCCGTCGCGACCTGGTCGTGCTCGACGGCGAGCGGATCGTCGGTTCCTATCCCTTCACCGATAGGGACGCGGGCTACCGGGTCACACTCGACGGGCGTGTTCTCAACGCAATGTGTGCGGTCGACGCACTCGGCATTGGCGCCATGACTGATCGCGATATCACGATTGCATCGCGCTGCCGCCATTGCGGTGCGCAAATCCGGATCGCCACGCGGGACCAAGGGCGGGCGCTGGCGCAGATCGAGCCGCGGACCGCTGTCGTGTGGCAAAGCGTTCGCTACGAAGGCGCGTGTGCTGCGAACTCGCTGTGCGCGACGACCGCCTTCTTCTGTTCGGACGACCATCTCTCCGCCTGGCGCCGTGAACAGGCCGCGGACGAGGCCGGATTTCGGCTGTCGGTCGAGGAAGGGCTCGAGGCTGGCCGCGCTCTGTTCGGGCCGAGCCTCGCCGGCCTCGATACGGCGGCACAGTGGTCGGTCGGCTCGACATCGAAGCGCGCTGTCGTGGTGGACCGCTTTCGCACGAACTGTCGCAATGGCGGCGCCTACGATCTCGTCGTCATCGGCGCCGGCTCGGCCGGCTTCTCGGCCTCCATCGCAGCTGCCGATCAGGGCGCGCAGGTGGCGCTCATCGGCAGCGGCACCATCGGCGGCACTTGCGTCAATATCGGCTGTGTGCCGTCGAAGACTCTGATCCGAGCCGCCGAGACGCTTCACAATGCGCGCGTAGCAGCACGTTTTGCCGGCCTCGCGGCGGAGGCCGAACTGACCGACTGGCGCAGCACCGTTCGTCAGAAGGACATCCTCGTTTCCGAACTGCGCCATGCCAAGTACACGAATCTGCTGCCCGCCTATAACGGCATTGCTTATCGCGAAGGAGCGGCGCGCCTCATAGAAGGTGGTGTCGAGGTGGACGGCGCGCGCATTCCCGCCGGCAAGATCATCATCGCGACCGGCGCGCGGCCGGCGATACCCGCCATCCCCGGCATCGAAGCCGTGCCGTATCTCACCAGCACGACCGCGCTTGATCGTGAGGAGCTACCACGATCGTTGCTCGTCATCGGCGGCGGCTATATCGGGGCGGAGCTCGCCCAGATGTTCGCCCGCGCGGGCGTCAAGGTGACGCTGGTGTGCCGGTCTCGTCTGCTCCCCGAGGCCGAGCCCGAGATCGGCGCGGCGCTGACGGGATATTTCCAGGACGAAGGGATCTCCGTGATCTCCGGCATCGCCTACCGTGCGATCCGCAAGACCGAGAACGGCATTGCGCTCGATATTTCGCGCGACGGACAGAACACCACGATTGACGCCCATCAGGTGCTGATCACCACCGGGCGCGCGCCCAACATCGAAGGCCTTGGGCTCACCGAACACGGGATCGCCGTCTCGCCGAAGGGCGGCATCGTCGTCGACGACCGCATGCGTACCACCGGGGCCGGCATCTATGCCGCCGGCGACGTCACCGGCCGCGACCAGTTCGTCTATATGGCCGCCTACGGCGCCAAGCTCGCCGCCAAGAATGCTCTTAACGGCGACAGCCTGCGCTATGACAACAGCGCCATGCCCGCCATCGTGTTCTCAGATCCACAGGTGGCGAGCGTCGGGCTGACGGAGGCCGCCGCGCGCGCGGCCGGACACGCGATTCGCGTATCGACGATCGGTCTCGACCAAGTACCACGCGCACTCGCCGCTCGTGACACCCGCGGGCTGATCAAGCTCGTGGCAGACGCCGGCAGCGGCCGGCTGCTCGGCGCGCATATCCTCGCGCCGGAAGGGGCTGACAGCATCCAGACTGCGGCGCTTGCGATCCGGCAGGGCCTTACCGTCGAGGACCTCGCGGATACGATCTTTCCGTATCTCACCACCGTCGAGGGCCTGAAGCTCGCGGCGCTGTCGTTCGGCAAGGATGTCGCCAAGCTGTCCTGCTGCGCTGGTTAAGCACAAGATCTGTCTCACGAACGTGCATCCGTCGGAAGCTCGGGAAAATCCGGCCTTTCAGCGCGCGAGTTCGACTGAGACAGCTTGGCTGTTCAGATAACGCGCCGAGCTTGGCGCGTGTTTCCTCAGCGCCGACCTCGGCAATCGTGCCCGAGCTCAAGCCGCGCGCGGATCGCGCGAGCTACCTTGCATCGTGGCTTGGAGGCACTGTCCAACGACAAGCATTACATCTTCTCGGCGGCCGCGCACGCGCAACGCGCGGCGATCTACCTGCACGAGCTTCAGCCCAAGTCGGCCGAGATCGACCAAGCGGCATGAGGCGCACCCATCCGCGGCTTGGATGCCCTGCGCTTCATAATTCACCTTTCGCGACAAGATGAAGGCCCCGCCTCGCGGCTGGCCTTTCTTGCGTGCATCATCATGCGAAATGGCCGGCGACCGGGATGGCGGTGCTTGTCCATCGCCTGATCGAGCCGCATAGGCCAGATGCGCCGGGCGGGTGAGCCTGGCTGTCCGAGATGCCGGTCTCTCCTTGGGCCAACGCCCTTCCTGCAGCGGCCGAGCCTGATGTCATCACGCGACGCCCGGGTTGCCGTCGAGGCCGCTGGACCGGAGACAAGCCTACGCGGTGCGTGCGAGTCTCTCTCACAAACGCGCCCTGTACCGCCGTCGTGCAGCGTGGCGTGCCGGTCGCTCAGTCGTATCCCCGTCGTTTGGCCTGACGCGCCCAATGCGTCCTCGATTTGGCATGTCTAACCGAAGGCCGTCGTCGCTGCGCTCCGCCTCGATCACAAGACCGCAACGGCCGTTCTCGGCTTTCTTCCCCTGGCCGCTGCGCGCCCATTCCTCGCGAGACAAGAAAGCCTCGCCCTGGCCGCCCTCTACTGCATGGCGGCCCTTCGGGAGCGGTCCGATCGCCTCCGGTCAACGACAGCCATCGAGGTCGCGATGGTCGCGGCCCGAGAAACCAAAGAGGACACGAACATGGCTACCATCGGCAACTTCACCGTGAACGGCAACGGCTTCGTGGGCACCGTCAAGACCCTCGCCCTCGGCACCGTGAAGGCCAAGATCGTTCCGGCCGAGCGGACCTCGGAAAAGGCCCCTGATTACCGGATCTTCGCGGGAACTATCGAGTTCGGCGCCGCGTGGAAGAAGAAGTCCCAGGAGCAGAACCGGGACTATCTCTCGGTCAAGCTGGACGACCCGAGCTTCGCGGCTCCGATCTACGCCACGCTGGTCGAGGTGGAAGGCGAGGAAGGCCACTCGCTCATCTGGTCTCGTCCGAACCGCGATTGAGACGCCGCGCAGAAGGTCCCGCCGCGAGACGGGGCCTTCCCGCGTGAGCAGAAAGGAGAACGATCATGTGCAAGGTCTTGAACGCGCGCGCTGTCGGCAAGCGCTCGAGTGCGACGCAGGTTTACATTGGGCGCCCGAGCAAATGGGGCAACCCGTTCGTCATCGGGCGCGATGGGTCGCGCGCCGAGGTCATCGCGAAATATCGCGCCTGGATTGTCGTGCAGCCCGCGCTGATGAATGCGCTCGGCGAGCTGCGCAGCCGCGACCTCGTTTGCTGGTGCGCACCGCTCGCGTGCCACGGCGACGTGCTGGTGGAACCTGCCAAGAGGCGCTGATCACGCACCTGTTCGATCCAATGCCGCCAGACGTTCGGGCATGGCGAGCAGCTTGATCGCCGCGGCGGTTACGGCTTCGGCGATGGTCGGATAGGTTTCCTCTGAACTCATCGACACTCCGTCGGGAAATGTCACGGTCGCCTGATAGCCATTGCCTTTCGGGGTTGCAGAAAGCTGGATCTTTGGCATGTCGCACCGTCTCCTTTGGGCTACATGGATCGGCTGCTTTTTGTTTCGGCTTCGAGGCCCCGCACGACATGCGCGAGGACACGTTGGCCTTCTCGAAAGACCTTCTCCCCGGGCAGCATCTGAGCACCTGTCATCGACGTTGGCGGTAGCACGAACGCTCTCGCGTTCAATCCCGGCTTTCGGCCATTCTGAAAGAGTTGCCACAGAGTTTCATGGAGTGCGTGCAGAAAGCCGAACAGCGCTTTCATCTCGTCGACGCGGGTGTTTGCAAGAAGTTGATTGGTCTCGTCGAGATCGAAGATTTCGTTGTGGGCGAATACTTTGTCGCGAATGTTCCGATACCGCGCTTCGTAAATCACACGTTGCGCCTTGATCTCCCTGCGCAGCGCCCTGAAGTCGCTCGCTGTCGGCTCGAACGCGTCGCTAACATACGCTGCGGCTTCGCCCGTCGTCAAACCGGCTTTCTCTTTCCTGTTCGCCAGAGCTGGCTTCGAAAAGACCGAAAGGTCCTTTGAAGCGAGCGCCATCAGGTTATTGATGTTGTGAGCGGAATTCTGATCAAAGATGCGACCGAGCGCGATGAAGGCCGATATGAGCATGGCATGATGAGTCGTCAGCCAGAACAGTGGCGTCGTGTTCATTGCCCTGAGAACCGCCAAGTCGGAGGCTGCGAGCTCGCGCACGGATAGATAGGCATAAAAGTGTTGCTGCGCCGTCTCCTCCTCTTTGCGGAAGATTTCCAGCTCTTGCTCGAATGCTGCTTGCGCTGTGATTGTCACCACTCACCAGCCTTTGGGCGAGACCCAATCTTTATCTCCCGCGTGTTGAGCGGGACAAACGTCGTTTGGCGTCATCACTCGACGCTGTTGCCACGAGTTCTTTCCAGGTGTCTGGCGGATTTCCGCGGTCTAGCATCTTCCGAAACACGGCGTAGGCGTCGTTGGCGCTTTCATAGGCGCGCAGCGTCGAGTCATCATTCACCCAGGCAAGGACGATGATCTTGGAATCCGCCGATTGCTGATAGCGAAAGAACAGCCGAAACTGCTGCAGGAATTTCGCGGGGAACCAGTGCCTGTAGTCGTCGCCGAGCGTGCCGCCCTGCCGATACACGTCGCGGGTCGGGTCACCTGGGATATCTTCGAACGCCACCTTCAAGACGGCCGCGAGTAGCTTTGCAGCGCGTTTCTTCTTATAACCCTTCGGGTCTTTCTTGCGCCCCTTCTCGACTGCGGCGATCATCGCCTCGAGCTGGTCGAGAAACAGCGGATGCGCGTAGATCGTCCAACCGTTGACCGCGAAGGTGTCGTTGCTCACGCCTCATCTTCCGGCAGAGCCCCGTCCAGATCGACCTTGACGCCCTTGACGAGGGACTTGCCGCGCGCGACCAGCGACTTCGGCACCGGCCGAATTCGCGATGGCTCGTTTGCCATATCACGCGCCAGGAATGCGAGGAACGTGCCGATCACCGGATCGCCGTCGTCCGCCGACTTCTTCGCGATCACGACGGTGCCGTTAGCCAGCCCGCGAAACACCACTTGGTCGCGCTTGCCAAGGGCGAGCATCTTGCGGATGGCCGCGGGCACGGTCGTCTGACCGCGCTCCGTGATGGTCGCGGGGATTTCGAGGATTTCAGCCGTTTTGGCCATAACCGGCTCCTTGCGTCGTCATGTTAGCCGATGCAATGCATTTGCATTGTAAGTCAAGCCCAACCTCATCGCAAGCGCCCAAACGAAGGTGACACACGAGATGCCCGCGGAGGCGGCTGTTCGCCGCGACGATTTCTTCCGGATCGTCTTCACTGTGCCACTGGCATAGTGGGGAACGCCAAGCATATTGTGCACGTCCGTTTCGCACACCGCGACCTTCTCCTGCAGGGAGAGTCAACAGAATCGATTGTGCCGCTTCAACCTCTTGCGGTGTCTGCGGCAAAAAGAAAACCATCACCCTCGATCGCTGGGGCTTGGGTTGCTTCTGACGAAGGAAAAATTAAAGTGCTCCTTAAGGTTGCCGGACCCTCCATCTGGTCGGTACGAGGGATTAGCTGGTATTTTCGGCCGCGCTGTTTCATCCGCTTGAGAGCGGAAAATTCTCACTCGCGAGGCTTTGCCGATTTCTTTGTATTCGTGGGATAACCAAAAGCGAGAAAGAAATGGGCTACGCGAATCGTACCGTGGCTCGGTGCAAGATCTGGGTCACGTTCGTGTTCAGTGTCGAAGTCCGCAGTTGAAAATAATACTGATGGACGCTCATATGAACTGCCCGATGCGTTTGCCCGGATCCTCAATTCTGTAACGAGCTTCTTGTCGGCGAGCGCATCGCGCAACGGCGGGACCACCTCATCTTCCGCGTCGATCAGGATACCGACCATGGCAGCGACAGCCTGCCGTCGGCTGTAGATGCCGGTGACAAAACGACCCAACCCCTTGTCACGAAGGTAATGCGTGCGGTGGCTCTTTTGCCGGCCGACCTTCTTGAACTCGAAAACCAGCTCGATCCGTCGCGTATCATCGTTCCATCCGTAGACGATATCGGTGCGGCGTTCTTGGGTGAGTTTCGCCGTTTCTATATCAATATTGTGGAGGACCCCTTCAGCAGCCCACATACCTAGCAAGCCTCGCTCCCGAGCGGTGACGTTCTCGACGTAAGCCTTCAATGCTTTCGTGAGCGTGGGCTCCTTCATCCCCGGATGGAAATGGGCTCTCGGCTGTTCGGCGAGAATCCGCCAACTCTCTCGTAAAGCATCGACCGCGTCGGTTGCTGGTCGGATCGGGAAGGCAGAAAGCCAATCATGTCCGGTTGTCACGCGACCTCCGAACGGATCACGGGCGACAACCGGCTCTGAACAGATATCACGATGTGCTCGGCATCGCGAAGCGCTTGCCGTACGGTCCAACTGCGTCGAGACAACGGGCGCACCAGATAGAGCGACCCGTCGATCCAAACATGTGCATCGGGGACAAGTTGAAGCGCATCGCCCGATGAAATCGCCATCAGCCCCGCTGCGCGAAGCTGAGCGAGCGTCGTGATGACCAGATCGTCATTAAGCTGAGCGCTGGAAGTGGCCGGCGCAGTTGTCTCTTTGGCGTAGCTCACCCGAACGATTCCCGACGGGCCTTGGCGAGCCGGATCACTGGCGACAACGGCGACATGAAACCGTCCGCCGCCACCGGTCCGTTCGCGCCAAGTGGTCAAGGAGGCAGCCAGCGCGTCGCCGTATGTCCGAAAATCCTCCAGATGGGCGGTGGCCTGAGCCGGCGTGTCGAGGCTTTTGAAACTTCGCGGCCGGATCGAAGGCATCAGGATGTCGACGGTTTCGCGAACCAGCGCCTGCTCGCTCTCGTGCAGGCCAAAATATTTGAAGACGGCCTTGTCGAGGGCAATCTGGATTTCGCCGTAGCGGCGGCGTTGATCGAGTTCCGGCAAATCGGATAGCTTTTGCATATAAGTGCCGACCCTCGCGAGCGCCGCTTTAGCGGCCTTCGGATCGGGTGCCGCGTCGACGTCAAAGAACGGGAAGGTTTCGACATCTGACAGATGGACGCCATTGCGTTCGCAAAGCATCTTCCAGCCGCGCATCATGAGGAAGTAACGGGCGAGCTTCGATCGCAGATAGACCGCGGCGAACTGGAGCAGCGCCGCATCTTCGCTCGACCCGGAAATGACGCCGATGCTGTGCGTGAAAGTGGCCGGGCCATCGTAATAGACCGCGCGGACTGTATGTTCGAGTTTCGAGAACCCGTCCGGGAAAAGCACGCGGGGACCGTCGAAAACCGCCATCACCTCGTCGTTGAGGCCAACGACTGTCGTCTGCGTCCTCGGCCACGGCTTCAAGAGATCGGGATGCAACACGGGCGACCCCGCGCTGAGCGCGGGCACCGGCACGAACGGCATCTTGCGCAACCGGCCGGCGCTGACTTCCGTGCGGCTCTTGTCGTTAAGATGAATGCCCTTGCGATTGACCCATCGCCGGAATGGTTGCGGCCCCTTCCAGAAGTCGCTGAACGTTCCGCGCGCCGTCAGGCGCGTCCACAGAGTCATATCGTTGGCGTCGCCCCACATCAGCGTGACGAGAAGCTGCGGATCCTGGGCGACGGAGCGGGTTTGCAAAACGTGTCGATCGGCGGACTGCATGGTGAGGCGGCCGAAGGCCAGGCTCATGTCCGCTTTCGGGACGCAGTAATCGAAAGTCTCGCCAAATGGAATTTGCGCCTCGACGGCGCGGCGTTGCCCGAGGAATACATGGCAGGTGTTCTCGGCGGTCGGAAACAGCAGTCCCTGAAGATCACCGAAGTTGATAAGACGCGCAGGCTGGAACAGGCTGAACAGGCGCGCGACGAAGGATGCGCTGGACGGTCCTAAGAACTGTCCAATCGGCAGGATGAGGCAGACGCGCCCTTGCTCGGCAAGAAAGTCGCTCGCTCTCAGCGCGTATGCGCCGGCGATCTGGCGTCGAACGAATGGGGCGCCAGCGCGCTCCGCCCAAACGTCGGCCGACGTGACGTCTTCGCCTTCGGGCTCCGACCATGGCGGATTGGAGATAATGAGGGTGAAGCGCTTGTCCGCAAACCCGTGCTTGGGTCCGAAGAAGTCGGCCGTTGGGCCGTGGCGCAGATTGCTGCCGTCCAGCGGTGGCAGCTTCTCGTTTTCGCGCTCCTGCGCCTCCATGATATCGGCGGGGTTGAGACCTTCCAGCAACGACAGATAGAGGCTGAAGGCCGTGACGCGGCAAGCCATCAGATTGATGTCGGCGCCGAATATGCGTTTGACCAGAAGCTCTCGACGCTGTTTGAAACTGAGTTGGCGGCCGTCGCGCGCCTCCGATAGCGCGATGAGACGGCGGTAGGCCGTGGTAAGCAGAATTCCAGATCCGCAAGCGCCGTCGAAGATCGTCTCGGAAAGAGGATCGGCCGAGGTGACGAACGCTTGATCAACCGCCAGCATCGCGAGGTGACGCGGCGTGTAGTAAGCGCCGTCTTTTGCCTTCTGGTCGGGAGACAGGAAAGATTCGTAGAGGCCGGATAGCAGCTCAACCGGGATATAGCTGAAATCGTAATTCCAGAAATCGCCCTGCCCGGTGGTCATGTCGGTCCGGCGCAGGAATTGATCGAGCAGCGCGAACCCCTCTGTATTCAACGCCGCCCAAGGATCGTGCCGATCGCCCCCTAAGAAATCGCCGTTGAAATCCTGACGAAGCGCGTCGATGAGGCTGCGGACACCACTGCGGTTGGCTTGACCGACGAGCGCATGGAGTTGATCGACCTCACGTCTCTGACGATAGGTCGCACCGACAATGTCGCGATGTTCGAGATATGAGATGAAGAGCACCTGCCCCATCAGCAACTCGGCGTGGCGCCGCCGCAGCGATGCGTCGATGGCTGCCCGGAATCCGACCTTCGACATCTTGAGTACGGTGCTCGAGAGATTGGCGAGCAACTTGCGATCGACACGCGCCTTGATGTCAAACCATTTGGGTGCGCGGCGGGAGAGATTGGCCGAAGCGATGTCGAACGCCGAGAACGGCCCATCGGGACGCGCTTCGCCGAGCGTCAGCCTTTCCTCCGCGTTGCGGAGCTTTCGGGCCGGCACGGCAACTGCCGTCTCGCCCTTGATCTCGATCACCACCGTGGCGAGATTCTGGTTCCATATCCGCTTGCGGATCTCGTCCAAAGCGGCGGCGGTGAGTGGCTCGTCCGTATCGCCGACAAAGACCACCGTCGGGACGCCCTCAACCTCAAAGACGGCCTGGGCGCGAATCACCCCATCCGGCTTGAGAAGGGACTTGATCTCCAGTGCATAGGGGTGAACTTCCGGAACGTCCTCACCCCGGCGATGCAGCACGGCGGGCTCGGCGGCATAGCCGAGCCTTTCAAGCCAGTTCTGCAGGGCCGAAATTGTCACGCTGGTCCCTTCCGATATTCATGCCCCGAGAATGAGAACATATCATGAACATTTGTTGGTGGTGAAGCGGTCTGAGGGCGAGCAACCCGGGTTGTCCCGGTCAATGGCGCGCCTCATGCCGAACGCCTCCGTGCCAGAACGGTCAGTTTGCTCGGGGCTCGCCGCCGCACTTGTTTGACTGGCAAGCCAGCGACGGCCTGGACCGGGAAGAGATCGAATTGGCCGGGAACGGTAGCCGGACTTGGCAATGCGAATCCCGCCGACAACACATCCAGGTGAGCGTTCAGGCGAAGGAGCAGCACGTCGCCTGCCGGAAGTTGATCGGCTGCGTCCTCTACGAATGTCCATCGATCGCCGCCGAGGAGCGCCACGTTCTGTCCCCAGAGGGCGATAAACGACTTGGTGCGCAGCTCCCGTCGCAGGCTGTTGAAAAGGCTCTTATGAGCCTGGAGTTCGATATGAAATTGCTCCCGCAGGGTCACTGCGAGCCTTAGAATAAGGATGGTTTGCCACGTATACTCGGCCGGAGACCCCTTCCGTCTGGGTTTCACGTCGGCTGGAATCAAGGCGCGGCGGCTCGTCCATTCCCGAAGTCTTTCGGTGGAAAGACCGGTGAGCTGGCAGGCGTGAGGCGTTGTGACGTAGCGCAAGATCGCTCCCTCAGATCGGGTAACGTACCCGATCTTGTTTTAAGAAATGGCTATCAGACCTTTCGCCGCGTGTCGATCAAGTGCTCCTTGGAGCGCGCACATCGCGCGTGGGAAACCCATCTCGCCCGCGCGAGCTTCCGTCGCTACAGGATTCCCCAGGCACGATATCTTCCTCTTCCAGTCGCCTCACGCAGGCCGAGCTCAGCGACCAGATTCTGGGCGGCGCGTGGCGTGATCTTCAATTCCTTCGCGATCATGGCCGCTGAGACGATCGGCCGGGTCAGCACATAGTCGATCAGCGCCGGCAGCCGGGAGGTCGAGCGGCGGCCGTCGAGCTTGCGGGCCAGCAGCGTGCGGGCGGTCTGCCAGCGGTCGTGATCCTTGAGCCCGGCCTCGGCCGCGGCCGCGATCGCCTCCAACTGAACGGCGAGGCGGGAGGCCGCGTCGCGTGGCCGCCGCCGCTCGCGCGGGATCGCTTTGAGGCCGTCATGGAGGCAAGGCAGGTGCGAGCGCGCCTTTCCCCGCGCCCGCAGCAGCGCGGCGGCGAGCAGCCGGCCGAGCCATGGCGCGTGCTGTAGCGGTTCCAGCGCGTGCCACGCGTCGGCGGCGATCGCCGTCGCCAGCGCCGGCGGCAGGTTGCGTGTCTGGTCCACGACCGCTCGCCATGCGTCGAGACGTTCATCTTCGTCCCAGTCGAGATCGTAGACCAGCGGGTCTCGCTCGGGTCGCTTCGGGCGCCGATCGGTTGTCTCGCCGGCCAGCGTGCGGTCGGCTTGGGCGATCGCGGCGTCGACGGCCGCGAAGATGTCGGCCATCCGGTCGTCGGC containing:
- a CDS encoding mercuric transporter MerT family protein yields the protein MVASRSGTASMAPRAADPSAPEGREVGRQRLIAVGGIFGALAASSCCIVPLILFSVGIGGAWIGNLTALAPYKPIFVAGTAGLLGYGFYLVYWKPRRVCAEGAACARPISNRLVQLALWIATALVIAAFAFDYIAPLLLGA
- a CDS encoding heavy-metal-associated domain-containing protein encodes the protein MNKYLSALTLIASMMTASTAFAGERTITFAVDNMTCASCPYIVKTSMAVVPGVANVTVSFEAKTATVTFDDAKTNPDAIAAASTNAGYPAHLRQRGS
- the merBA gene encoding bifunctional organomercurial lyase/mercury(II) reductase MerBA, translating into MNDCCASSSSRIEAVILTPETLPSYAVRPGVTFPDWSVVKSPAVKDALQAMVGSDHVFDRWSGYDPATDRVRVALLELYSEDGRTPTTGALAERAGLNETSVRTLLEELRRRDLVVLDGERIVGSYPFTDRDAGYRVTLDGRVLNAMCAVDALGIGAMTDRDITIASRCRHCGAQIRIATRDQGRALAQIEPRTAVVWQSVRYEGACAANSLCATTAFFCSDDHLSAWRREQAADEAGFRLSVEEGLEAGRALFGPSLAGLDTAAQWSVGSTSKRAVVVDRFRTNCRNGGAYDLVVIGAGSAGFSASIAAADQGAQVALIGSGTIGGTCVNIGCVPSKTLIRAAETLHNARVAARFAGLAAEAELTDWRSTVRQKDILVSELRHAKYTNLLPAYNGIAYREGAARLIEGGVEVDGARIPAGKIIIATGARPAIPAIPGIEAVPYLTSTTALDREELPRSLLVIGGGYIGAELAQMFARAGVKVTLVCRSRLLPEAEPEIGAALTGYFQDEGISVISGIAYRAIRKTENGIALDISRDGQNTTIDAHQVLITTGRAPNIEGLGLTEHGIAVSPKGGIVVDDRMRTTGAGIYAAGDVTGRDQFVYMAAYGAKLAAKNALNGDSLRYDNSAMPAIVFSDPQVASVGLTEAAARAAGHAIRVSTIGLDQVPRALAARDTRGLIKLVADAGSGRLLGAHILAPEGADSIQTAALAIRQGLTVEDLADTIFPYLTTVEGLKLAALSFGKDVAKLSCCAG
- a CDS encoding DUF736 domain-containing protein, with protein sequence MVAARETKEDTNMATIGNFTVNGNGFVGTVKTLALGTVKAKIVPAERTSEKAPDYRIFAGTIEFGAAWKKKSQEQNRDYLSVKLDDPSFAAPIYATLVEVEGEEGHSLIWSRPNRD
- a CDS encoding DUF4326 domain-containing protein; its protein translation is MCKVLNARAVGKRSSATQVYIGRPSKWGNPFVIGRDGSRAEVIAKYRAWIVVQPALMNALGELRSRDLVCWCAPLACHGDVLVEPAKRR
- a CDS encoding type II toxin-antitoxin system YhaV family toxin produces the protein MSNDTFAVNGWTIYAHPLFLDQLEAMIAAVEKGRKKDPKGYKKKRAAKLLAAVLKVAFEDIPGDPTRDVYRQGGTLGDDYRHWFPAKFLQQFRLFFRYQQSADSKIIVLAWVNDDSTLRAYESANDAYAVFRKMLDRGNPPDTWKELVATASSDDAKRRLSRSTRGR
- a CDS encoding type II toxin-antitoxin system PrlF family antitoxin → MAKTAEILEIPATITERGQTTVPAAIRKMLALGKRDQVVFRGLANGTVVIAKKSADDGDPVIGTFLAFLARDMANEPSRIRPVPKSLVARGKSLVKGVKVDLDGALPEDEA
- a CDS encoding N-6 DNA methylase; translation: MTISALQNWLERLGYAAEPAVLHRRGEDVPEVHPYALEIKSLLKPDGVIRAQAVFEVEGVPTVVFVGDTDEPLTAAALDEIRKRIWNQNLATVVIEIKGETAVAVPARKLRNAEERLTLGEARPDGPFSAFDIASANLSRRAPKWFDIKARVDRKLLANLSSTVLKMSKVGFRAAIDASLRRRHAELLMGQVLFISYLEHRDIVGATYRQRREVDQLHALVGQANRSGVRSLIDALRQDFNGDFLGGDRHDPWAALNTEGFALLDQFLRRTDMTTGQGDFWNYDFSYIPVELLSGLYESFLSPDQKAKDGAYYTPRHLAMLAVDQAFVTSADPLSETIFDGACGSGILLTTAYRRLIALSEARDGRQLSFKQRRELLVKRIFGADINLMACRVTAFSLYLSLLEGLNPADIMEAQERENEKLPPLDGSNLRHGPTADFFGPKHGFADKRFTLIISNPPWSEPEGEDVTSADVWAERAGAPFVRRQIAGAYALRASDFLAEQGRVCLILPIGQFLGPSSASFVARLFSLFQPARLINFGDLQGLLFPTAENTCHVFLGQRRAVEAQIPFGETFDYCVPKADMSLAFGRLTMQSADRHVLQTRSVAQDPQLLVTLMWGDANDMTLWTRLTARGTFSDFWKGPQPFRRWVNRKGIHLNDKSRTEVSAGRLRKMPFVPVPALSAGSPVLHPDLLKPWPRTQTTVVGLNDEVMAVFDGPRVLFPDGFSKLEHTVRAVYYDGPATFTHSIGVISGSSEDAALLQFAAVYLRSKLARYFLMMRGWKMLCERNGVHLSDVETFPFFDVDAAPDPKAAKAALARVGTYMQKLSDLPELDQRRRYGEIQIALDKAVFKYFGLHESEQALVRETVDILMPSIRPRSFKSLDTPAQATAHLEDFRTYGDALAASLTTWRERTGGGGRFHVAVVASDPARQGPSGIVRVSYAKETTAPATSSAQLNDDLVITTLAQLRAAGLMAISSGDALQLVPDAHVWIDGSLYLVRPLSRRSWTVRQALRDAEHIVISVQSRLSPVIRSEVA
- a CDS encoding MerR family transcriptional regulator, which gives rise to MRYVTTPHACQLTGLSTERLREWTSRRALIPADVKPRRKGSPAEYTWQTILILRLAVTLREQFHIELQAHKSLFNSLRRELRTKSFIALWGQNVALLGGDRWTFVEDAADQLPAGDVLLLRLNAHLDVLSAGFALPSPATVPGQFDLFPVQAVAGLPVKQVRRRAPSKLTVLARRRSA